ATTCGCGTCTTCCCGCACGAACGCCGCGTGGCGGTCTATTCGGCCGCCGGAGATCGCCGTGACGAGGACATGGTCGTTCAGGGCGAACTGCTCGGCCGGGAATTCGACCGCGTGCTGCTCTACGAGGATCACTACACTCGTGGCCGCGCCGATGGCGAGATCATCAAGCTGCTCCGGCAGGGGATGCAAGCCGGCGGACGCGTGACCGAGGTGTTCGAGATCCGCGGATCGCTGATGGCGGTCGAGGGGGCCCTCGAGATGACCCGAGCCGGCGACCTGCTGTTGATTCAGGCCGACGTGATCGACGAGACGGTCGACTTCGTCCGCAACTACCTCGAGCTCCACCGGCTGTGGCTCGATACGCCCGCTCCGGCCGAGTGCCCCGAACGATTGGGGCAAATCTATGGACAGCAGGCGATTCCGGCCCCGGCAAACATGCCATCCATTTTCCCGCTTTCTACGTAGATAGATTGGATGGTTCGGGCCGGAAAATGGGACGCCGTGGCCTAAAGGTTGGCGCCATCGTCACTTCCGCCCGATGCACTCCGGCGATAGAATTGAAAGGACGCCTCGAGGGGCCTGGCAATAGGCCCTTCGAGCGTCCTTTCCCCTTTGCCAACTAGCGAATCGGAAGCGTCTCTGCCGAGACGCTGAGCATGATGAGTCTGGCAACCGAAAACACAGAATTCGTCGCCGACGACGAGTACGTGGGCGAGTATCGCGCCCTGTCGGCCCTGGCCGTGACGAGCGTGGTCTTGGGCGTTTGCTCGGCGGCGGCGGTGCTCGATTGGTCGCTCGCGCTGTTTCCGCTGGCCGGTATCGTCTTTGGCATTTGGGCCCTCGTGCGCATCCGGCGAAATTCCGAGACGCTGACCGGCGCGAAGATCGCCAAGATTGGCCTGGCACTCTCGATCCTGGGGTGGGCCGGAGGGTGGTCGTGGCTTACCTACGACTACCTGACCGAGGTGCCCCCCGGTTATGAACGCATCTCGTACGCCGATCTCCAGGCCGATGCGACGGGAACGCCCGTCCCGGCGGCTGCGAAAGCGCTCGATGGCAAACGTGTGTTCATCAAGGGCTACGTCTACCCCGGTGCGCAGACCCAGGGCATCCAACGCTTCGTGCTCGTGCGAGACAACGGCACGTGTTGCTTCGGTGGCGCAATGCCCAAGTTGAACGACATGGTCGACGTCAAACTGTCCGATCCGTTACGCATCGTCTACGCGACGGGTGTGTTTCGCGTGGCGGGCACCTTCCGCGTGCAATCGACGAGCGCCCCCGGATTGGGAGAGGTGCTCTACCAGTTGGACGCCGACTACGTGAAGTAGCACGGCCGGTGCAGACCACGTTCACTTCGCCCCTCGAAGTCAACATGCCACGACAGGCGTTACAACTCGGATCGCTCGCTGGCCTGCTCTTGCTCGTCGTCGCGGGCTGCAACGACGCCTCGTCGCCCGCCGTGGTCGTGGCCGAACGGACGGAATCCGCGGTCGAGGCGCCCACGAACGCCACCAGCGAGCCCGCGGGCGAGAATCCGGCGTCGGCGGCCTCGCCTGCCGCCGTAGTTCCCGCCGTAGCACCGGCTACGACACCAGCGTCGACCAACGTACAACCCGCCCCGCCGGCGCCTCGCGGACCGACGAAGGAAGTCACCTTCGACACGGTGAAGCTGGCGCTCGAGAAGGATCAGCCTTTCGAGCGGTCGTTGCTGACGCCCGAGGTCCTGGCCATCGACAACCAGCCCATCCGTATCCGCGGCTACATTCTGCCGAGCTTCCAGCAGACCGGCATCAAGCAGTTCGTGCTCGTGCGCGACAATCAGGAATGTTGCTTCGGTCCCGGCGCGGCGCTGCACGATTGCATCGTCGTCGACATGAAGCCGGGAAAGACGACTCAATACACCGTACGCCCCGTGGCGGTGGAAGGGGTCTTTTCGATCCGCGAGATGAAGGGGCTCGACGACAAACATCTGGCGATCTACCACCTCGATGGCGAATCGGTCGAGTAGTCGAGTTCCCTCTTGAGCAGTGAGGCGATCGTGCCCGAAACGCTTCACTCCGTCGGCAAGCGACACCGTCGGTTGACGCTGCTTGTGGGGCTTATCGCGACCCTTTGGGGGGGGCAGCTCGTCGCCTGTCCCTTCTGTCCGGCGCTTGTTCCCACGCTCTGTCAGCAGCGTGAATCGGCCGCCGTCGTGCTATTGGCCGAGATCGTCTCGCGCGACGAAGCCGGAGCTCGGGTACGCATTCACAAGATTCTTAAGGGAGAGACCGCTCCGACCGCAGGCAAGGAAATCTGTCTCCCCACCGCGCTGATCGGAGACGCACGCGGCCTGGTGCTCCTCTTCGGCTCGCCCAAGACGAGCTCCGCTACCAGCATCGAGGAAATGGACTGGATGGTGCGGCCCGTCGACGAAACCAGCTATGCGTACTTCGCGCGTGCGCCCGGCCTGCGGACGCCCACGTCTGAACGCTTGCGCTACTTCGTACGGTTTCTCGAGCATCCCGATCCTAGTATTGCCGCCGATGCCACGATGGAATTCGCCCATGCGCCGTTTAGCGACGTGGCCGCCATCGCCGATGCCTTCGACTTTCCGCAGGTCCGACAATGGCTAGCGGACGATCGCGTGCCGCAAGAGCGGAAGGGCTTCTACGGACTCGTCCTGGGGTTGGCCGCGGCGCTCCGGGACATGGCTGCAAATCGCGAACTGCTGCACGCCAAGGTCGGTGAGCCGGGCGCCGATCTGCGTGCGGGTTTCGACGGCATGCTGGCCGGTCTGTTGTTGCTCGACGGCGAGCCGGCGCTCGAGTTGATGGAAACACGTTTTCTCGCCAATCCCGACTCGCGCGACGGAGACGTGCGTCACGCCCTGGCCGCGTTGCGGTTCTATGCCGAGTATGGTCGCACGATTTCGCTGACACGCATCGCCCAGGCGGTACGTCCGCTGTTGGATCGGCCGGAGTTTGCCTCTGCCGCGATGGTCGAGCTCGCGCGCTGGCAAGATTGGTCGGCACTGAACCGGATCGTTCCGCTCTACGATGCGGCGGGCTACCCGCAGCCCGGCACGCGCCGCGCCGTCGTGGGGTACCTGCTGGCGGCGCCTGGTCCCCAGGCCGCGGCCGCCTTGGCCGAATTGCGTCGGCAGCATCCTGCCGAGGTCGCCGAGGCCGAGCAGCACCTTTCGCTCTTCGGCGGGGCGAAGTAGACAGGTCTTTTCTCGCCGGCTGCCGCAAACTCTGCTGCGCGTTGTAGCCCCCTATGCGGCTTGGGTTTGCGACCACGGGTCGGCCCGCTATACTTCAAAGTAAGGGACGCTCGCCAGCGGCCGAATGCCGCGCGGGGGTCGCACGCGGCTGACACAGCCGCCCGATAGCATCAGGGATTTCCAGCCGCCCATGGCCAGGTATGTCGTTCGCACCGGTTCGATGCGCACTTTGGGTGTCTACACGACGCGCAGCGAGGAGTACGCACGCTCGTCCCGGGTCATCGTCCGGACGGATCGCGGTCTGGAGACGGGCGAGGTACTGTGCGACGCCACCGACGAGGTGGTCGCCCAACTCGCCGATCCCCCCCGGGGGCAAGTGCTGCGGGCCATGACGGGCGAAGACGAGAACGAGCAATACCGTCTGCGGGCCCAAGAACGCCGCGCCTTCGAAACCTGCCGCCGTCTGATCGCCGAATTGACGCTCGAGATGGACCTCGTCGACGTCGAGCACATCTTCGGCGGCGAACGTATCGTGTTCTACTACTTGTCCGAAAGCCGCGTCGATTTCCGTGACTTAGTCAAGGCTCTGGCCGGCGAGTTTCAAACCCGCATCGAGATGCGCCAGATCGGTGTGCGCGACGAGGCCAAATTGCTGGCCGACTACGGCGATTGTGGCAAGCCGGTCTGCTGCAACACGCATCTGTCGGCGATGCCGCCGGTGTCGATGAAGATGGCCAAGCTGCAAAAGGCCACGCTCGACCCGACGAAGATCTCGGGACGTTGTGGGCGTTTGAAGTGCTGCCTGCGCTACGAGTACGACACCTACGAAGAGTTGCAGAAGAGTCTGCCCCGCGTGGGGGCCGAAGTCGTGACGAACAAGGGGCGTGCCCGCGTCCTTGCTCACGAGATTCTCGCCAGCCAGCTTCTCATCGAGACCGAAGATCACCGCCGGGTGCTGATTCCCGCCTCTGATGTTTTAACCGTGCTCGCCAAGAAATAGCGCGGCATCCCGCTCGATTCTCCGCTACGATCATCGCTTCCGCCTGCCTCGACGAATTCCGCCTTCTTTCGCCCACCATGCCGAAGTCTCCCGACCCGCTGATCAAATTGCTTCGCCGCGACAAACGCTACAGCCTCGAGGCCTATGTTTTTGTCTTCGAGGCGTTGGCCTTCGCCCAAAGCAAGCTTGGCATGGGCCGTGACGTGGCCAGCGAGTCCCGCCCCGCCCCGCCCCCTGCCGAGGAAGAAGAGGACGAATCGTCCGAAGGCTCGGAACGGCACCTCACCGGGCAGGAGCTCTGCGAAGCGATTCGCGTCTACGCCCTGGAGCAATTCGGCTATATGGCCAAGTGCGTGCTCAATAGTTGGGGGGTACACAAGACCGGGGATTTCGGCGAGATCGTCTTCAACCTGATCGAAGTCGAACGCATGCGCAAGACCCCCGAGGATCGCCGCGAGGATTTCGACGACGTGTTCGATTTCGAGACGGGACTCGTGCAAGGCTTCGAGTTCAAGCTGACCGAATGACCCCCTGCGGGCTGGTGGCCAGGCCAGGAAGCGGATGAGCAAGTCGAAATCGATACGCACCCCCGCGCGACCGCAGCCGCCGCGCCCGGCAGCGCTGGAGTCGCACGAGCCGGCGCCCCCTTTCGAGCCCCACCCGCCAGCCCGGCGGCGCGGCCTGCTTGTCGCTTCGCTCGTCTTGCTGGCCGTGTGGATCGCCTTCCTGATCGGGCTCGCCCTGTTCGGCAGTTGACCCGCGCTACCTGCCGTCGAGCGAGGCTCGGCTATACTGGCTGTTACCTGTGCGCGGCAGGCAACTCCCACGCCGCGCGTTCGTGCGCTCGTACTCCAAGTGAACTCGCGGCATGTCGCTCAAGTTTCTCGTGCCTCTGGTGTTGTTAACCTTCGCGCTCGTCGCGGGCATGTTCAGCATCACGATGAATACGCGCTGGGCCGAGTCGCAGGTGGCGCAGTACGAACTGTCGGATCTGCGCGAGACGCTGGCCTACCTGCAGGGGGCGCTCGAAATCCCGCTCGAGCGCAACGAGCTCGATCAGGTGCGGCATCTCCTGTCGCTCTTGCACGTGAACTCGCAGATCGAAGGCGTCATGCTGTTCGACGATCGGCATGTCTGCATCGCGGCGCTGCACGACGAGGAAATGGGACGTCCCGCCTCGGAGCTCCTGGCCGACGTCGGCCGGCGTGCCAACTTCGATCCCGATCGACAATTGCTTTCGCTGCGCACGCAGAAAGATTCTCAGATCAAGTACGGACTCACCAACGATCAGAACTCCGCCGTCGGATTGGCCAGGATCGTGGTGCAGGATGCTGGCCCCAACCGCCATGCGGCACGCATCGGCGTGCTCTACCTGCAGTACAATCTGCGCGACGCCTTCGAGGCCGAACGCCGCCAGGTGCGCCTGCATACGGCACAGTTTGGCGCGTTTCTCGTCTCGGCCGCTTCATTGAGCT
This genomic stretch from Pirellulales bacterium harbors:
- a CDS encoding DUF3299 domain-containing protein; the encoded protein is MMSLATENTEFVADDEYVGEYRALSALAVTSVVLGVCSAAAVLDWSLALFPLAGIVFGIWALVRIRRNSETLTGAKIAKIGLALSILGWAGGWSWLTYDYLTEVPPGYERISYADLQADATGTPVPAAAKALDGKRVFIKGYVYPGAQTQGIQRFVLVRDNGTCCFGGAMPKLNDMVDVKLSDPLRIVYATGVFRVAGTFRVQSTSAPGLGEVLYQLDADYVK
- a CDS encoding DUF3299 domain-containing protein, with the protein product MPRQALQLGSLAGLLLLVVAGCNDASSPAVVVAERTESAVEAPTNATSEPAGENPASAASPAAVVPAVAPATTPASTNVQPAPPAPRGPTKEVTFDTVKLALEKDQPFERSLLTPEVLAIDNQPIRIRGYILPSFQQTGIKQFVLVRDNQECCFGPGAALHDCIVVDMKPGKTTQYTVRPVAVEGVFSIREMKGLDDKHLAIYHLDGESVE
- a CDS encoding signal peptidase, whose translation is MRTLGVYTTRSEEYARSSRVIVRTDRGLETGEVLCDATDEVVAQLADPPRGQVLRAMTGEDENEQYRLRAQERRAFETCRRLIAELTLEMDLVDVEHIFGGERIVFYYLSESRVDFRDLVKALAGEFQTRIEMRQIGVRDEAKLLADYGDCGKPVCCNTHLSAMPPVSMKMAKLQKATLDPTKISGRCGRLKCCLRYEYDTYEELQKSLPRVGAEVVTNKGRARVLAHEILASQLLIETEDHRRVLIPASDVLTVLAKK